From one Saccharomyces cerevisiae S288C chromosome XVI, complete sequence genomic stretch:
- the RPL43A gene encoding 60S ribosomal protein eL43 RPL43A (Ribosomal 60S subunit protein L43A; null mutation confers a dominant lethal phenotype; homologous to mammalian ribosomal protein L37A, no bacterial homolog; RPL43A has a paralog, RPL43B, that arose from the whole genome duplication): protein MAKRTKKVGITGKYGVRYGSSLRRQVKKLEIQQHARYDCSFCGKKTVKRGAAGIWTCSCCKKTVAGGAYTVSTAAAATVRSTIRRLREMVEA from the exons AT GGCTAAAAGAACTAAGAAGGTTGGTATCACTGGTAAGTACGGTGTCCGTTATGGTTCCTCTTTGAGAAGACAAGTCAAGAAGTTGGAAATCCAACAACACGCTAGATACGATTGTTCTTTCTGTGGTAAGAAGACCGTCAAGAGAGGTGCTGCTGGTATTTGGACTTGTTCCTGTTGTAAGAAGACCGTCGCTGGTGGTGCTTACACTGTCTCCACTGCTGCTGCCGCCACCGTTAGATCTACCATCAGAAGATTGAGAGAAATGGTTGAAGcttga
- the THP3 gene encoding Thp3p (Protein that may have a role in transcription elongation; forms a complex with Csn12p that is recruited to transcribed genes; possibly involved in splicing based on pre-mRNA accumulation defect for many intron-containing genes), whose product MQNPYGHFTNNTTEDREASSQGGPFGQSLNRPLDYAGSFPSLTYNNNNFIANQQPSLPLPEPRLSWNNVNQVSNPLMVTPLPGLQKRMNKNIKKKLPRVSKKASALSNGVSGNVMSNSNIVGHGAVGSASGWKVEMGGSDELERRKRRAERFSQGPSATTNSNDNLNEDFANLNAISSKSHQYDKKIHVVGRCQTLEKSYLRLTSEPNPDLIRPPNILQKMYCLLMDKYQSKTATYTYLCDQFKSMRQDLRVQMIENSFTIKVYQTHARIALENGDLGEFNQCQNRIMALFENPTIPKKSYSEFICYSVLYSMLTEDYPSISHLKLKLIDDGSSEILEDEHVKMIFELSDMKLVGNYHYFMKNYLKLHKFEKCLINSFLNLEKLIFLTIICKSYNQVNLDFVKSEFNFNSIEETTNFLNEQNLTEFILNKQITDSNGKSSNIKILNTKGCRVQLIQNYMKSKKIDIKGQK is encoded by the coding sequence ATGCAGAATCCTTACGGTCACTTTACTAACAATACCACGGAGGACAGGGAAGCTTCATCTCAAGGAGGACCATTCGGCCAAAGCCTGAATAGGCCCCTAGATTACGCCGGATCTTTCCCTTCTCTGACatacaataataataatttcattgCCAATCAACAACCTTCTCTGCCTTTGCCAGAACCACGTTTATCTTGGAACAACGTCAACCAGGTTTCTAACCCTTTGATGGTAACACCGCTTCCGGGATTACAAAAACGTATGAACAAAAAcattaaaaagaaattaccAAGAGTATCTAAGAAGGCATCAGCCCTTTCTAACGGGGTATCCGGCAATGTAATGAGCAACAGTAATATAGTAGGGCATGGTGCTGTAGGTTCGGCATCGGGATGGAAAGTTGAAATGGGTGGCAGTGATGAATTagagagaagaaagagaaggGCAGAAAGATTCAGTCAGGGACCATCAGCGACGACGAATAGTAACGATAATTTGAATGAAGACTTTGCCAACCTAAATGCCATTAGTAGCAAATCTCATCAATATGACAAAAAGATTCATGTGGTAGGGCGTTGCCAAACTCTAGAGAAATCTTATCTGAGACTAACTTCAGAGCCTAATCCTGACTTGATCAGACCCCCAAATATTCTACAAAAAATGTATTGCTTGTTAATGGACAAATACCAATCTAAAACAGCCACTTATACTTACCTTTGCGACCAGTTTAAATCAATGAGACAAGACCTAAGAGTGCAAATGATCGAGAACTCTTTCACTATTAAAGTGTACCAAACGCATGCACGTATTGCCTTGGAGAACGGAGATCTTGGGGAATTTAATCAATGTCAAAATAGGATTATGGCGTTATTCGAAAACCCTacaataccaaaaaaatcttatTCCGAATTTATATGCTATTCTGTTTTGTATTCGATGTTAACCGAAGACTATCCGTCGATTTCTCATTTAAAACTTAAGTTAATAGACGATGGCTCTTCGGAAATCTTGGAGGACGAACATGTCAAAATGATATTTGAGTTGAGCGATATGAAACTAGTCGGCAATTATCACTACTTCATGAAAAACTACCTAAAACTGCacaaatttgaaaaatgtctAATTAATTCATTCTTAAATCTAGAAAAGTTGATATTTTTGACCATAATTTGTAAGAGTTATAACCAGGTCAATTTAGATTTTGTTAAAAGTGAGTTTAATTTCAACAGTATAGAAGAGACAAcaaatttcttgaatgagCAAAACTTGACGGAGTTCATATTAAACAAACAAATCACTGACAGTAATGGCAAAAGTAGTAATATCAAGATTTTGAATACCAAGGGATGTAGGGTACAGTTGATACAAAATTATATGAAgtctaaaaaaattgatataAAGGGacaaaaatga
- the MCM16 gene encoding Mcm16p (Component of the Ctf19 complex and the COMA subcomplex; involved in kinetochore-microtubule mediated chromosome segregation; binds to centromere DNA; orthologous to human centromere constitutive-associated network (CCAN) subunit CENP-H and fission yeast fta3), which produces MTNSSEKQWERIQQLEKEHVEVYRELLITLDRLYLIRKHNHAVILSHTQQRLLEIRHQLQINLEKTALLIRLLEKPDNTNVLFTKLQNLLEESNSLDYELLQSLGAQSSLHKQLIESRAERDELMSKLIELSSKFPKPTIPPDDSDTAGKQVEVEKENETIQELMIALQIHSGYTNISYTI; this is translated from the coding sequence ATGACAAACAGTAGTGAAAAACAATGGGAAAGAATCCAGCAATTAGAAAAGGAGCACGTGGAGGTATATAGAGAGTTGTTGATCACGTTGGACAGGTTGTACTTGATTAGAAAACACAATCATGCGGTAATATTAAGCCATACTCAACAGCGCCTCTTGGAAATTAGACACCAACTTCAAATTAATCTTGAAAAGACTGCTCTTCTTATTAGACTGTTGGAGAAACCGGACAATACCAATGTATTATTCACCAAGCTACAAAACCTCTTAGAAGAAAGCAATTCTCTGGACTATGAGCTCTTGCAATCGTTAGGTGCTCAATCTTCATTGCACAAACAGTTGATTGAATCAAGAGCAGAACGCGACGAATTGATGTCAAAACTGATTGAGTTATCGTCGAAGTTTCCCAAACCAACTATACCGCCAGACGACAGTGATACTGCTGGAAAACAGGTTGAGgtagaaaaggaaaatgaaacgATACAAGAATTGATGATTGCTTTACAGATACACTCCGGATATACAAACATATCCTACAcaatttga
- the MSF1 gene encoding phenylalanine--tRNA ligase (Mitochondrial phenylalanyl-tRNA synthetase; active as a monomer, unlike the cytoplasmic subunit which is active as a dimer complexed to a beta subunit dimer; similar to the alpha subunit of E. coli phenylalanyl-tRNA synthetase), whose translation MFLNRMMKTRTGLYRLYSTLKVPHVEINGIKYKTDPQTTNVTDSIIKLTDRSLHLKESHPVGILRDLIEKKLNSVDNTFKIFNNFKPVVTTMENFDSLGFPKDHPGRSKSDTYYINETHLLRTHTSAHELECFQKIRNDSDNIKSGFLISADVYRRDEIDKTHYPVFHQMEGATIWKRTKADVGVKEPMYIEKIREDIRQVENLLNKENVKITVDDDTIPLKENNPKQEYMSDLEVDLCSQHLKRSIELIVSEVFNKKISSMIKNKANNTPKELKVRWINAYFPWTAPSWEIEVWWQGEWLELCGCGLIRQDVLLRAGYKPSETIGWAFGLGLDRIAMLLFEIPDIRLLWSRDERFSRQFSKGLITSFKPYSKHPGSFRDVAFWLPEDKPDIHQVHENDLMEIIRNIAGDLVESVKLVDSFTHPKTGRKSMCYRINYQSMDRNLTNAEVNTLQDMVCSKLVKEYSVELR comes from the coding sequence ATGTTTCTCAATAGAATGATGAAGACCAGGACTGGTCTTTATCGCTTATATTCAACCCTTAAAGTTCCACATGTAGAAATCAATGGCATAAAATACAAGACCGACCCACAGACTACCAATGTTACAGATTCAATAATAAAGCTTACCGACAGATCATTACATTTGAAAGAATCACATCCAGTAGGCATTCTTCGCGATctaattgaaaagaaattaaactCAGTCGACAACACATTTAAGATctttaataatttcaagCCCGTGGTAACCACAATGGAAAACTTCGATTCTTTAGGGTTTCCTAAGGATCATCCTGGAAGATCAAAATCTGACAcatattatataaatgaGACGCACCTACTGAGAACACATACTTCAGCCCACGAATTAGAGtgctttcaaaaaataagaaacGATTCAGATAATATTAAAAGTGGATTTTTAATATCTGCAGATGTGTACAGAAGAGATGAAATTGACAAAACTCACTATCCGGTATTCCACCAAATGGAAGGAGCCACAATTTGGAAACGAACGAAGGCTGATGTGGGCGTAAAGGAGCCAATGTATATCGAGAAAATCCGTGAAGATATCAGACAGGTAGAGAACCTtttaaataaagaaaatgtaaAGATTACGGTTGACGATGATACTATacctttgaaagaaaataatcCTAAACAAGAGTATATGTCCGATCTGGAGGTTGATTTGTGCTCTCAACATTTGAAGAGGTCCATTGAACTGATAGTTTCTGAAgtttttaacaaaaaaatatctagCATGATCAAGAACAAAGCGAATAATACACCCAAAGAGCTAAAAGTCCGTTGGATTAACGCTTACTTCCCCTGGACCGCGCCCTCATGGGAAATAGAGGTTTGGTGGCAGGGCGAATGGCTCGAACTCTGCGGATGCGGATTGATTCGTCAAGATGTGCTACTAAGAGCCGGATATAAACCTTCTGAAACAATTGGGTGGGCTTTTGGCTTGGGTTTGGACCGCATTGCTAtgcttctttttgaaattccaGATATTAGACTGCTTTGGAGTCGTGATGAAAGATTTTCAAGACAATTCTCCAAGGGATTAATTACTTCCTTCAAACCTTATTCAAAACACCCGGGATCATTTAGGGATGTTGCGTTTTGGTTACCAGAAGATAAACCAGATATTCATCAAGTtcatgaaaatgatttgaTGGAAATTATCAGAAATATAGCTGGCGATTTGGTAGAGAGTGTCAAGCTAGTCGATAGCTTTACGCATCCGAAAACTGGGAGAAAATCTATGTGCTACAGGATCAACTATCAATCAATGGACAGAAATTTGACAAACGCCGAAGTTAACACTTTGCAAGACATGGTGTGTTCTAAATTGGTAAAAGAATACAGCGTAGAACTCAGATAG
- the TAH18 gene encoding NAPDH-dependent diflavin reductase (Conserved NAPDH-dependent diflavin reductase; component of an early step in the cytosolic Fe-S protein assembly (CIA) machinery; transfers electrons from NADPH to the Fe-S cluster of Dre2p; plays a pro-death role under oxidative stress; Tah18p-dependent nitric oxide synthesis confers high-temperature stress tolerance; possible target for development of antifungal drugs) — MSSSKKIVILYGSETGNAHDFATILSHRLHRWHFSHTFCSIGDYDPQDILKCRYLFIICSTTGQGELPRNVNALKGERPVTFWSFLKRKNLPSNLLNHIQTAMLGLGDSSYPKFNYGIRKLHQRIVTQLGANELFDRLEADDQAMAGSNKGTGLGIESVYFEYEKKVLSFLLSKYPNRKVNGQIIKREELDPEVYLEPASYLQLSDEHANEKFTSTKVIFEGDESLKVGRVNINKRITSEGHFQDVRQFKFSNVDKIQENYEPGDTVTIYPCNTDEDVSRFLANQSHWLEIADKPLNFTSGVPNDLKDGGLVRPMTLRNLLKYHCDFMSIPRTSFFLKIWTFATDVTKMERGQEQLNDQREKLRQFATDQDMQDLYDYCNRPRRSILEVLEDFISVKLPWKYVLDYLPIIKPRYYSISSGPGDPNIELTVAIVKYKTILRKIRRGICTNYIARLQEGEQIRYKLQNNHIIKKEFLNKPMILVGPGVGLAPLLSVVKAEISKDIKLLFGCRYKDKDYIYKDMLEDWFRKGKIALHSSFSRDEENSPGVKYVQDYLWRLGEEITNLVVNKDAVFFLCGSSGKMPIQVRLTFIEMLKKWGNFSDEETAKKYLKEMEKSDRYIQETW; from the coding sequence ATGTCATCGAGCAAGAAAATCGTCATCCTCTATGGATCGGAGACAGGTAACGCGCATGATTTTGCTACAATCTTATCCCATCGACTACATCGCTGGCATTTCTCCCATACATTTTGCTCCATTGGTGATTATGACCCACAGGATATCTTGAAATGCAGGTacctttttattatatgCTCCACAACAGGCCAAGGTGAATTACCAAGGAATGTCAATGCATTAAAAGGTGAAAGACCCGTCACGTTCTGGTCGTTTTTAAAGAGAAAGAATCTTCCGTCGAATTTGCTCAACCATATTCAAACTGCCATGCTTGGACTTGGTGATTCATCTTATCCTAAGTTTAACTACGGCATTAGAAAGCTACATCAGCGCATTGTCACACAATTGGGTGCTAATGAATTATTCGATAGATTGGAGGCTGACGACCAGGCTATGGCTGGTAGCAATAAGGGTACAGGTCTCGGAATTGAATCAgtatattttgaatatgaaaagaaagtccTAAGCTTTCTTTTAAGTAAGTACCCCAACAGAAAGGTCAATGGCCAAATAATTAAGAGGGAAGAATTGGACCCTGAGGTTTACCTAGAGCCAGCATCCTACCTACAGCTTTCAGACGAACATGCCAATGAAAAGTTCACTAGCACCAAGGTTATATTCGAAGGTGATGAATCGTTAAAGGTTGGCAGAGttaatataaacaaaaggaTTACATCTGAAGGTCATTTCCAAGACGTGAGGCAGTTCAAGTTTAGTAATGTGGACAAGATTCAAGAAAACTATGAACCCGGTGATACAGTAACCATATATCCTTGCAATACAGATGAGGATGTTTCAAGATTCCTAGCAAATCAAAGCCATTGGTTAGAAATTGCGGACAAACCATTGAATTTCACCAGTGGAGTTCCTAATGATCTTAAGGATGGTGGATTAGTTCGCCCGATGACTTTAAGGAACTTGTTGAAATATCACTGTGATTTCATGAGCATTCCTAGAACaagttttttcttgaagatTTGGACCTTTGCAACTGATGTAACTAAGATGGAACGTGGCCAAGAACAACTGAATGatcaaagagaaaaattgcGCCAATTTGCTACTGATCAAGATATGCAGGACTTATATGACTACTGTAATAGACCCAGAAGGTCAATTCTTGAAGTACTGGAAGATTTTATCTCCGTAAAGTTGCCCTGGAAATATGTGCTAGATTACTTGCCCATCATTAAACCAAGGTACTACTCTATATCTAGCGGCCCTGGGGATCCTAATATTGAATTAACAGTTGCGAtagtaaaatataaaactaTCTTAAGGAAAATTCGAAGAGGAATTTGCACTAACTACATTGCACGATTGCAAGAGGGGGAACAGATAAGGTATAAGTTACAAAATAATCACATAatcaaaaaggaatttttgaataaaccTATGATTCTTGTCGGACCGGGTGTCGGTCTAGCACCATTATTATCAGTGGTTAAAGCGGAGATATCTAAAGATATCAAACTCCTCTTCGGTTGTAGATATAAAGATAAAGATTATATTTATAAAGATATGCTGGAAGATTGGTTCCGTAAGGGCAAAATTGCCTTACATTCATCCTTTTCCAGAGATGAGGAAAATTCACCAGGTGTTAAATATGTCCAAGACTACTTATGGAGATTAGGTGAGGAAATAACTAATTTGGTAGTTAATAAAGACGCcgtttttttcttatgtGGCTCATCAGGTAAAATGCCTATCCAAGTCAGATTAACATTCATTGAaatgttaaaaaaatggggCAATTTTagtgatgaagaaactGCCAAAAAATACCtgaaagaaatggaaaaatctGATAGATATATCCAGGAAACTTGGTAG
- the ATG11 gene encoding autophagy protein ATG11 (Adapter protein for pexophagy and the Cvt targeting pathway; directs receptor-bound cargo to the phagophore assembly site (PAS) for packaging into vesicles; required for recruiting other proteins to the PAS; recruits Dnm1p to facilitate fission of mitochondria that are destined for removal by mitophagy; dynamic association with the daughter (old) SPB is involved in microtubule-mediated chromosome segregation), whose protein sequence is MADADEYSTAPTQQEITPLQTTATIINAISGECITTNVDFFVSLDKFKQFIARKWKIPPDQLLILLPYGNKLKPSMFKELLINRSFTLNDFYVYDRRLFSLVSKPTPTNLLTSKDSNPMNSPNSNDLTETLEYLIKNSHISQYQGSDTIMIKPMPSPLEDADVDLSRLNYHSVTSLLTTNLGWLSALEIDVHYFKSLIPDIIAHIKRIFDGLTVCSQYLKLYCFDVESLYNSNVQFLNQLVDNGMTSKWEKCFNDTLSKLTALEGDSLQKFINIESLLENEKSVKILNHSINGKLNKIKREIDENASFRDIITVNIDRLRQMFTPNESKFELEDQMAESFEVLVSEMRTRSRNVLDKEEEEFNSQEFLKSMNVMLEKDKKESVKTLFTISQALYSQIGELIDLKKSLQKHAVAILGNIAFTQMEILGIKRLLLNECNKDLELYKKYEVEFAQVEDLPLIYGLYLIEKYRRLSWFQQILSFISNFNQDLELFKQNELRTRNKWVKNFGSIATVFCEDLLSSSDFKRLNEYHSHTSPPNEDEEDENENSIANYRQDLVKVSQAIDNYMTQIKETDVSEPIIDLLSKTLFETKRFHIIYSNFKNNNNNSSNGNSISPEGSIALKSDDVVKGYKTRIKKLESLLHEFQYSDIGHWPQGVLNTHLKPFRGSATSINKKKFLGASVLLEPANISEVNIDSVSQANNHQIQELESNVDDLLHQLQLLKEENNRKSMQISEMGKKISDLEVEKTAYRETLTNLNQELARLTNEEQSHRTEIFTLNASFKKQLNDIISQDNEKIEKLTGDYDDVSKSRERLQMDLDESNKKHEQEVNLLKADIERLGKQIVTSEKSYAETNSSSMEKGEKFETIPLAEDPGRENQISAYTQTLQDRIFDIISTNIFILENIGLLLTFDNNNNIQIRRVKGLKKGTAQSNILDESTQMLDAHDNSLIKSPVFQKLKDEYELIKSVANGSEKDTQQSIFLGNITQLYDNKLYEVAVIRRFKDIETLAKKLTKENKIKRTLLERFQREKVTLRNFQIGDLALFLPTRENVNSVGSMSSSTSSLSSSFSSVDLSTPPPLDAMSIQSSPSVIHSNVINQASISGRDKNKLMRPWAAFTAFEESTRYFLKDEKGLTKGKEWFVGRIVTLEHFVADSPSNNPFRLPKGSVWFQVTAVVVSYQGV, encoded by the coding sequence ATGGCAGACGCTGATGAATATAGCACTGCACCTACCCAGCAAGAAATAACACCACTGCAGACAACAGCCACTATCATAAATGCAATATCTGGAGAATGTATAACTACGAATGTTGATTTTTTCGTTTCCCTGGACAAATTTAAACAGTTCATTGCTAGGAAATGGAAGATTCCTCCCGATCAGCTGCTGATTCTACTACCTTATGGTAACAAACTAAAACCGTCGATGTTTAAAGAGCTGCTTATTAATAGGTCTTTTACTCTAAATGATTTTTACGTTTACGACAGACGACTATTCTCACTTGTTAGTAAACCGACACCAACAAATCTTTTAACGTCTAAGGATTCTAATCCCATGAACTCCCCTAATTCCAACGACTTGACAGAGACTCTGGAATATTTAATTAAGAATAGTCATATATCTCAATACCAAGGTAGCGATACTATTATGATCAAGCCTATGCCCTCGCCTTTGGAGGACGCAGACGTAGATCTTTCGCGTTTAAATTACCATTCCGTAACTAGCTTACTGACGACGAACCTTGGTTGGCTAAGCGCTTTAGAAATAGATGTACATTATTTTAAGAGCCTCATACCAGACATAATAGCCCATATTAAGCGTATTTTTGATGGCTTAACCGTTTGCTCACAATATTTGAAGCTGTACTGCTTTGATGTAGAAAGTTTGTATAACTCAAACgttcaatttttaaatCAGCTGGTAGACAATGGTATGACTTCAAAATGGGAAAAATGCTTCAATGACACCTTGAGTAAGTTGACTGCTTTAGAGGGTGATTCTTTACAAAAGTTCATTAATATTGAATCTCTCCTGGAGAACGAAAAATCTGTAAAGATTCTAAATCATTCAATCAATGGTAAGCTGAATAAAATTAAGAGGGAAATTGACGAAAATGCAAGTTTTAGAGATATTATAACAGTAAACATCGATCGACTGCGGCAAATGTTTACCCCGAATGAATCTAAATTCGAGCTTGAAGACCAAATGGCAGAGAGCTTTGAGGTACTGGTATCAGAAATGCGAACAAGAAGCAGAAATGTActtgataaagaagaagaagaattcaatagtcaagaatttttgaaaagcaTGAATGTGATGTTGGAAAAggataaaaaagaatcagTGAAAACTCTCTTCACTATATCACAAGCGCTGTATTCACAAATAGGAGAACTAATagatttaaaaaaaagtctaCAAAAGCATGCAGTAGCCATTTTGGGTAACATAGCATTCACCCAGATGGAAATCCTAGGTATTAAAAGACTATTATTGAATGAATGTAATAAAGATTTAGAGCTATACAAGAAATATGAGGTAGAATTTGCACAGGTAGAAGATTTGCCTCTGATATATGGGCTTTATTTAATCGAAAAATATCGTAGGCTATCATGGTTCCAACAAATTTTGTCATTTATCTCAAATTTTAATCAAGATTTAGAGTTGTTCAAACAAAATGAATTACgaacaagaaataaatGGGTTAAAAATTTCGGTTCCATCGCGACTGTTTTTTGCGAAGATCTATTGTCTTCCTCTGATTTCAAACGTCTAAACGAATATCACTCTCATACTTCTCCAccaaatgaagatgaggaagatgaaaatgagaattCTATAGCAAATTACCGCCAAGACCTGGTAAAAGTATCGCAAGCCATTGATAATTATATGACGCAAATTAAAGAAACAGATGTTTCTGAACCGATCATTGATCTACTTTCGAAAACACTTTTTGAGACGAAGAGATTTCATATAATATAttccaatttcaaaaataataacaataatagtTCTAATGGCAATAGCATTTCCCCTGAAGGGTCTATTGCCTTGAAAAGTGATGATGTAGTCAAAGGATACAaaacaagaataaaaaaattagaatcGCTATTACATGAGTTTCAATATTCCGACATAGGCCATTGGCCTCAAGGTGTTCTCAATACCCATCTTAAGCCATTTCGTGGTTCTGCTACGAGTataaacaagaagaaattccTGGGAGCATCTGTATTACTAGAGCCTGCCAATATTTCTGAAGTGAACATTGATAGTGTTTCGCAAGCTAAtaatcatcaaattcaagaGTTAGAGAGTAATGTGGATGATCTATTACACCAACTTCAACtattgaaagaagaaaataatcGAAAATCAATGCAAATTTCGGAAATggggaaaaaaataagtgaTCTAGAGGTGGAGAAGACAGCTTATCGCGAAACTTTGACTAATTTGAATCAAGAATTGGCAAGGTTAACTAATGAAGAACAATCGCATAGAactgaaatttttaccCTCAATGCCTCTTTCAAAAAGCAATTGAATGATATAATTAGCCAAGACAATGAAAAGATAGAAAAGCTAACAGGTGACTATGATGATGTTAGCAAATCGAGGGAACGATTGCAAATGGATCTGGATGAATCTAATAAGAAGCATGAACAAGAGGTCAATTTGTTGAAGGCTGATATTGAAAGGCTCGGTAAACAAATTGTGACTTCAGAGAAAAGTTACGCTGAGACTAACTCAAGCTCGATGGAAAAAGGTGAGAAATTCGAAACCATTCCTCTTGCTGAGGACCCAGGTAGGGAAAACCAGATATCTGCATACACACAGACTCTGCAAGATAGAATATTTGATATAATATCgacaaatattttcattttggaGAACATTGGGTTGCTGTTAACCTTcgacaataataataacatcCAAATTAGACGAGTCAAGGGATTGAAAAAGGGAACCGCCCAAAGTAATATACTGGATGAAAGCACACAAATGCTGGACGCACATGATAATTCTCTAATAAAAAGTCCGGTTTTccagaaattgaaagatgaGTATGAATTAATAAAGTCAGTTGCCAATGGATCTGAAAAGGATACACAGCAAAGCATTTTTCTGGGGAATATCACTCAATTATATGACAATAAGCTTTATGAAGTTGCCGTTATCAGGAGATTCAAGGATATTGAGACCTTGGCCAAAAAATtaactaaagaaaataagatcAAGAGAACGCTATTGGAGAGATTCCAAAGGGAAAAGGTGACTTTGAGGAACTTTCAAATTGGCGATTTAGCATTATTTTTGCCAACACGAGAAAACGTTAATTCTGTCGGGTCTATGTCGTCTTCCACCTCATCATTGAgctcatcattttcatctgTTGATTTATCAACTCCACCGCCTTTGGATGCTATGTCTATACAATCGTCTCCCTCGGTGATACATAGTAATGTAATCAATCAAGCCAGTATATCTGGCAGGGACAAGAATAAACTGATGAGGCCTTGGGCTGCATTTacagcttttgaagaaagcacaagatattttttaaaggaCGAAAAAGGATTGACGAAGGGGAAAGAATGGTTTGTAGGCAGAATTGTCACTTTGGAACATTTCGTAGCAGATAGCCCCTCTAATAATCCATTTAGACTACCAAAGGGCTCAGTTTGGTTTCAGGTCACTGCGGTTGTGGTTTCATACCAGGGAGTTTGA